The Actinomadura graeca nucleotide sequence CCCACGTACTCGTGGAACAGCCGCTGGAGGCTGCGCGCCGACATGCCCGTGTCCGCGGCCAGCCCGGCGACCCCGATCAGCCCCGGTGACGCCGCGATCCGCTCGACGACCTCCGCGGCCAGCGCGGCGGAGGGGTCCGGCCCGTGGCCCTGCCCGGTGAGGAACCCTTCCAGCAGCTCCAGTTCCCCGGCGGGATGGGAGGCCGCGGCCATCCTCCCGGCGAGCGCGCCGCCCGCCTGGCCGAAGACCTCCTCCAGGCCGGGGAACCTGCCGGTGATCCGCGACACCGGCGCGCCCAGGAACGGCCGGAACCCGCCGGGACGGAACCCCGCGCCGACCACCCGGCCCTCGTCCGCGATCTCCTCGACGAACTCGTCGCGCACCACGCCCGCGACCCGGGCCCGCGCCGTCCCCCCGGTCAGGTAGCTCGTGAACGTCATGTGGACGCAGGGACGGGTGAGCACCTGCTGCCGGTGCGGAGGACGGCCGCGCAGGTCCCAGCGGAGCACCCAGAAGAACTCGATGAACGGGACGAGCTCCGGCGGCGGCGCCGTGCGCTCGACCCGGAAACGTTCCAAGCCCGTCCGGGCGCGCAGGATTCCCCGCGTCCCCGCGGGTAGGGATCGGCCCATCACCCCAGGCTAACGGGGGAAATGTCGCGTTTGTTCAAGACCGCGCGGCGCCGTCCCTCCTAGCGTGACCAGCATGATCGAACGAATGAGCGAGGTGCAGGTGATGGACATCCGGAGCCAGATGCTCCCCGCCGCGGAGGCCGCGGCGCGGATCGTCCAGGGGATCCCGGAGGCGCGGCTGGACGATCCGACCCCGTGCCCCGGCTGGGACGTGCGCGACGTCGTCAACCACCTGATCCTCTGGAACGCCCGCGGAGGGACGGCCGCCCGCAAGCTGCCCACGACCGGGCCCGGCGAGGACCACGACTTCACCGCCGAGCCGCACTGGGCCGACCGGTTCGCCGAGCAGGCCCGCGACACCGCCCTGGCCTGGGCGGACCCGTCGGCCTGGGAGGGCGCCACAAGCCTCACCGGCAACAAGGAGGGCATGCCCGCCGAGTTCATCGCCGGGATCGTGTTCGGCGAATGCGTCGTCCACGGCTGGGACCTCGCCGTCGCCACCGGGCGCGACCCCGCCTTCCCGCCGCAGGTCGTCCAGGCCGCCTGGGAGCAGATCGTCCCCACCGCGGAGGTCAGCCGCGAGTACGGCGCGTTCGGGCCCGAGGTGCCCGTCCCCGAGGACGCGCCGCTCCTGGACCGCGTCCTCGGGCTGTCCGGCCGCGACCCCCACTGGGCGCCCTAGACCCCCGCGCGGCGCCGCGCCGCCGCCACGGCGACGCGCCGTTACGGGGGCGCGAGCCGGGGCCGGGGCGCTCTACCCTGGAGGGCATGTCTTCGACCTCTTCGATCCGCGTCCGTTTCGCCCCGTCACCGACCGGCATGTTCCATGTCGGCGGCGCCCGCTCGGCGCTGTTCAACTGGGTGATGGCCGCGCAGTCGGGCGGCACGCTCGTGCTGCGGATCGAGGACACCGACGCCTCCCGCAACAGCCCCGAGTGGACCGAGGGCATCATCCGCGCCCTGGCCTGGCTCGGCATGGACGGCGAGCAGTACGAGGGCCCCTACTTCCAGTCCGCCAACGCCGACCGGCACGCCGCCGCCGCCCGGTCGCTGAAGGACCAGGGCCGCGCCTACTACTGCGACTGCGGCCGCGAGGCCGTCATCGCCCGGACCGGCGACCAGCACAAGGGGTACGACGGGTTCTGCCGCGACCGCGGCCTCGGCTCCGGCCCCGGGCGCGCCCTCCGGTTCCGCACGCCCGACGAGGGCCAGACCACCGTCGTGGACCTGCTGCGCGGCAAGCCCGTCTTCGAGAACGCCGTCCTGGAGGACTTCGTCATCGCCCGCGCGGACGGTTCGGTGACGTTCCTGCTGGCCAACGCCGTCGACGACATGAGCCAGGGCATCACGCACGTCGTCCGCGGCGAGGAGCACCTGTCCAACGCGCCCAAGCAGCAGCTGCTGTGGGAGGCGCTCGGCGGCGAGCCGCCGGTGTGGGCGCACGTCCCGGTCATCGTCAACGAGAAGCGGCAGAAGCTGTCCAAGCGGCGCGACAAGGTCGCCCTTGAGGACTACCGCGCCGAGGGCTACCTCGCCGAGGCCATGCGCAACTACCTCATGCTCCTCGGGTGGGCGCCCGCCGGCGACCGTGAGATCGTCCCCTGGGACGTCGTCGTCGACGAGTTCCGCATCGAGGACGTCAACACCTCGCCCGCCTTCTTCGACGTCAAGAAGCTCCGCGCGATCAACGGCGAGTACATCCGCGCCCTCCCCGCCGAGAAGTTCGCCGCCGAGTGCCTGCCGTTCCTCCAGCAGGCCCCCTTCGACGTCGACGTGGCCGTGTTCGCCGGGCTGGCGCCGCTGGCGCAGACCAGGGTGGCGCTCCTGTCCGAGATCGTCCCGATGATCGACTTCGTGTTCCTGGACGAGCCGCCGTCCGACGAGCAGTCCTGGAACAAGGCCATGAAGGGGCCCGCCGCCGAGATCCTCGCCGAGGCCGAGGAGTCCTACCGGGACGCGCCCTGGAACGCCGAGGAGCTCAAGACCCGGCTGGAGCGGATCGGCACCGCCCACGGCCTCAAGCTCGGCAAGGCGCAGGCGCCCGTCCGCGTCGCCGTCACCGGCCGCACCGTCGGCCTGCCGCTGTTCGAGTCCCTGGAGATCCTCGGCCGGGACCGCACCCTCGCCCGCATCGCCGCCGCCCGGGCGGCGCTTTCCTAGCCGATCCCGGCCCGAGGGACCCGCGTGGC carries:
- a CDS encoding helix-turn-helix domain-containing protein codes for the protein MGRSLPAGTRGILRARTGLERFRVERTAPPPELVPFIEFFWVLRWDLRGRPPHRQQVLTRPCVHMTFTSYLTGGTARARVAGVVRDEFVEEIADEGRVVGAGFRPGGFRPFLGAPVSRITGRFPGLEEVFGQAGGALAGRMAAASHPAGELELLEGFLTGQGHGPDPSAALAAEVVERIAASPGLIGVAGLAADTGMSARSLQRLFHEYVGIGPKWVIRRYRLLEAAERAASGTGVDWSALAAELGYADQAHLTRDFRAAVGTSPARYAREAGPGSIDA
- a CDS encoding TIGR03086 family metal-binding protein, translated to MIERMSEVQVMDIRSQMLPAAEAAARIVQGIPEARLDDPTPCPGWDVRDVVNHLILWNARGGTAARKLPTTGPGEDHDFTAEPHWADRFAEQARDTALAWADPSAWEGATSLTGNKEGMPAEFIAGIVFGECVVHGWDLAVATGRDPAFPPQVVQAAWEQIVPTAEVSREYGAFGPEVPVPEDAPLLDRVLGLSGRDPHWAP
- the gltX gene encoding glutamate--tRNA ligase: MSSTSSIRVRFAPSPTGMFHVGGARSALFNWVMAAQSGGTLVLRIEDTDASRNSPEWTEGIIRALAWLGMDGEQYEGPYFQSANADRHAAAARSLKDQGRAYYCDCGREAVIARTGDQHKGYDGFCRDRGLGSGPGRALRFRTPDEGQTTVVDLLRGKPVFENAVLEDFVIARADGSVTFLLANAVDDMSQGITHVVRGEEHLSNAPKQQLLWEALGGEPPVWAHVPVIVNEKRQKLSKRRDKVALEDYRAEGYLAEAMRNYLMLLGWAPAGDREIVPWDVVVDEFRIEDVNTSPAFFDVKKLRAINGEYIRALPAEKFAAECLPFLQQAPFDVDVAVFAGLAPLAQTRVALLSEIVPMIDFVFLDEPPSDEQSWNKAMKGPAAEILAEAEESYRDAPWNAEELKTRLERIGTAHGLKLGKAQAPVRVAVTGRTVGLPLFESLEILGRDRTLARIAAARAALS